GCGTCGTTCGCGTAGCAGACGAGGCTCGTGTACGCGGGCGCGATCTTGGCGGCGGTGAACTTGGCGGAGAGCGCCGCGCCGCCGACCAGCACCGGGCAGCGGACCCCGGCGGCCTTCAGGTCCTCGGCCGTCACCACCATCTGCTGCGCGGACTTGACCAGCAGCCCCGAGAGCCCGATCAGGTCCGGACGGTGCTCGCGGTAGGCCTTGATGAGGTCCTCCGGCGGCACCTTGATGCCCAGGTTGACGACGCGGAAGCCGTTGTTGCCGAGGATGATCTCGACCAGGTTCTTCCCGATGTCGTGCACGTCGCCCTTGACGGTGGCGAGGACGACCGTCCCCTTGTTGGCGCTCTCGCTCTTCTCCATGAAGGGTTCCAGGTGCGCGACCGCGGCCTTCATGGCCTCGGCGCTCTGCAGCACCTCGGCCACGATCAGCTCGTTGTTGTTGAAGAGACGGCCCACCTCGTCCATGCCGGCCATGAGCGGGCCGTTGATGATCTCGAGGGGCTTCGCCTCCCGGCGCTTCAGGTCGAGGTCGTCGAGCAGGCCGTCCTTCGACCCCTCGATGATGTAGCGCGCCAGGCGCTCGTCCAATGGGAGCGTGCTCCGGTCGGAGCGCTTCGCGGTTGCCGTCCTGCCGCGGAAGTGGGCCGCGAAGGCCGCGACCGGGTCGTCGCCGCGCCAGAAGATCAGGTCCTCGGCCAGCCGCCGCTCCTCCTCGGGGATGGAGGGGTAGCGCTCGAGCTTCTCGGCATTGACGATGGCGAGGTCGAGCCCGGCGCGCACGCAGTGGTAGAGGAAGACGGAGTTCAAGATCTCGCGCCCGGCGCTCGGGAGGCCGAAGGAGACGTTCGAGATGCCGAGGACCGTCTTGGTGCGCGGGAGCGCCTCCTTGATGAGCCGCACGCCCTCGACGGTCTCCGCGCCCGCGCCCACGTAGTTCTGGTCGCCGGTGCCGACCGGGAAGACGAGCGCGTCGAAGATGATGTCCTCCTCGGCGACGCCGTACTTCTCCGTCAAGAGCCGGTGGCTCCGCTCGGCGATCTCGAGCTTCCGCTGGCGCGTGACCGCCATGCCGCGCTGCTTGTGCTCGTCGATGCAGCCGACGACGACCGCCGCGCCGTAGCGGTGGATCAGCGGGACGACCTTCTCGAAGCGCTCCTCGCCGTCCTCGAGGTTGATCGAGTTGATGATGGCCTTCCCCTGGCAGCGCTCGAGGGCCTCCTCGAGGATGCGCGCGTCGGTGGAATCCAGCATGAGTGGGACCTTCACCTTGCGCGTGAGGACCTCGAGGAAGGCGATCATGTCCGTCAGCTCCTCGCGATCGGGGTTGGCGAGGCATACGTCCAGCACCTGCGCGCCGCCGCGCACCTGGCGGCGTCCGATCTCGGCCGCCTGGTCGAGGTCGCCGGCGACGACCAGCTCCTTGAACTTGCGGCTGCCGATCACGTTCGTGCGCTCGCCGACCACCACCGGGCGGCGGTCGTCGTCGATGGGAAGGACCTCGATGCCGGAGACGACGGATCGGCGGGTGGGACTGCCAGTGCGCGGGCGGTAGCGGGCCGCCAGCTCGGCCAGCATCCGGATGTGCTCGGCCGTCGTCCCGCAACAGCCGCCGATGATGTTCACCCACCCCTCGGCGCAGAAGCGCTCGACCTTCCCGACCAGCGACTCCGGCGTCTCGTTGTAGCGTCCCTCCTCGTCGGGAAGACCGGCGTTCTGGAAGCAGGAGACGGGGAAGCGCGAGATCCCGGCCAGGGTGCGGAGGTGGTCGGTCATGAAGTCCGGGCCGGTCGCGCAGTTGAGGCCGATGGCGAGGAGGTCGCGATGCGCCACCGAGACGTAGACCGCCTCGATCGACTGCCCGGCGAGCATCGTGCCCATGGTCTCGATCGAGACCGAGAGCACGACGGGGACCGAGCGCCCGGCCCGCGCGCAGCCCTCGTCGATGCCGAGGAGGGCCGCCTTCACGTTGAGCGTGTCCTGCTGCGTCTCGAGGAAGAGGACGTCGGCGCCGCCCTCGACGAGACCGGCCGTCTGCTCGGCGTACGCCGCGGTCACCTGGTCGAAGGTGACCCCGCCGGTCACCGAGATGGTCTTCGTGCCCGGGCCCATCGAGCCGGCGACGAAGCGCGGGCGGTCGGGCGTCTCGACGCGCGCGCACGCCTCGCGCGCGAGCCGCGCGGCGGTGGCGTTGATCTCGCCCACCTTGTCCTGGAGGCGGTACTCGCCGAGCACGATGCGCGTGCCGCCGAAGGTGTCGGTCTCGATGATGTCCGCGCCTGCGGCGAGGTAGCCCTCGTGCATCTCGCGGACCACGTCGGGGCGGGTGAGGACCAGGTGCTCGTTGCAGCCCTCGTACTCGGGGCCGCCGAAGTCCCGCGCCGTCAGGTCGCGGCCCTGGAGGTACGTCCCCGTCGCGCCGTCGAGGACGACGATGCGCTCGGCGAGAAGGGCGCGGAGACGGTCGCTGCGGGAGGCGGCGCTCATGAAGCCGCCATGATAACGGGCCGGTCCCGCGGGGGAAACCTCCGCTCCTAGACCGAGGACGCGGCGGCGGGCGCGGCGCCGAGCGCCGCCA
The nucleotide sequence above comes from Deltaproteobacteria bacterium. Encoded proteins:
- the metH gene encoding methionine synthase → MSAASRSDRLRALLAERIVVLDGATGTYLQGRDLTARDFGGPEYEGCNEHLVLTRPDVVREMHEGYLAAGADIIETDTFGGTRIVLGEYRLQDKVGEINATAARLAREACARVETPDRPRFVAGSMGPGTKTISVTGGVTFDQVTAAYAEQTAGLVEGGADVLFLETQQDTLNVKAALLGIDEGCARAGRSVPVVLSVSIETMGTMLAGQSIEAVYVSVAHRDLLAIGLNCATGPDFMTDHLRTLAGISRFPVSCFQNAGLPDEEGRYNETPESLVGKVERFCAEGWVNIIGGCCGTTAEHIRMLAELAARYRPRTGSPTRRSVVSGIEVLPIDDDRRPVVVGERTNVIGSRKFKELVVAGDLDQAAEIGRRQVRGGAQVLDVCLANPDREELTDMIAFLEVLTRKVKVPLMLDSTDARILEEALERCQGKAIINSINLEDGEERFEKVVPLIHRYGAAVVVGCIDEHKQRGMAVTRQRKLEIAERSHRLLTEKYGVAEEDIIFDALVFPVGTGDQNYVGAGAETVEGVRLIKEALPRTKTVLGISNVSFGLPSAGREILNSVFLYHCVRAGLDLAIVNAEKLERYPSIPEEERRLAEDLIFWRGDDPVAAFAAHFRGRTATAKRSDRSTLPLDERLARYIIEGSKDGLLDDLDLKRREAKPLEIINGPLMAGMDEVGRLFNNNELIVAEVLQSAEAMKAAVAHLEPFMEKSESANKGTVVLATVKGDVHDIGKNLVEIILGNNGFRVVNLGIKVPPEDLIKAYREHRPDLIGLSGLLVKSAQQMVVTAEDLKAAGVRCPVLVGGAALSAKFTAAKIAPAYTSLVCYANDAMAGLDLANKLVSEETREAMAAKVQAEQARLRAAPARTVAATPAAAAPLIRHDQPVPTPPDLKRHVLDPFPLEDVFPYVNPAMLYGKHLGLRGNLETLLGQSDEKAARLRERVAGVENEVLANGTMPPRAVFKFFPAQSEGDAILLYGPGHKVVEIFTF